One Miscanthus floridulus cultivar M001 chromosome 11, ASM1932011v1, whole genome shotgun sequence DNA window includes the following coding sequences:
- the LOC136494595 gene encoding uncharacterized protein, translating to MHSPRSRIRGRDPHPPSGGGRHRRRSPPAPPSPRYQRRPQRRTPPPRRGDDPHPDVSAPAHHRILLEAGRLAAHYLVAQGVIPEHVLRAREDPPAPRPAHPPASRGRKIDDGGGGGDPRSRRNDGDWARVWEDDDRQARKATRWDRRSHSFDERRKYHDAGHDVDRGARRTRDYDEPRRPPMSRSYSHNDRRPSADGGRVDPRSRSRTRSYYTGSGSGSSRDLDHTKVPDSGIIPAAAGRDYRHVDEMPRHQRRVPSSVVVAEVNDSADEEMAIEDGEMVSEIHGLNRTRDISEGEDGEFEQDISEGEDGEFAAARLNGVEMDATHTQHQLSDSDTNVHPLESVEEPAVHRGSQLSNAVEDREAANAPMVMDACTRETLGEDNDCSQARDEMVAPHPQSEGVAGAGDFNRDKPELPASCRVFDLNVVETPDACEMTEISGDPQADLVSDSVPDLIGRIHQQTNCHASEIQGQDERAGDSHMSKNGHGLIRYDLNSEAVEDAQDIHLLENEKLLLSHGIDAHDMTRIEWSNGHLHLNQNADGLEHENDWMENHAVIGEQLLLSDGMDGHPVRNYQMASEPKRLPMGVYDLHSYNLKSEKMLLNDGADSCHLKDGQMLLNQSENRQARIHNRANERTIPVINLEDDDYEEQSDIREFLESKSYQCLGVGPAIL from the exons ATGCATTCGCCGAGGTCGCGCATTCGCGGCCGCGATCCGCACCCGCCCTCGGGTGGTggacgccaccgccgccggtcACCGCCTGCTCCGCCCTCCCCGCGTTACCAGCGACGCCCGCAGAGGCGCaccccgccgccgcggcgcggCGACGATCCCCACCCCGACGTCTCCGCCCCCGCCCACCACCGCATCCTGCTCGAGGCCGGCCGCCTCGCCGCGCACTACCTGGTCGCCCAGGGCGTCATCCCCGAGCATGTGCTCCGGGCCAGGGAAGACCCGCCCGCCCCACGCCCCGCACACCCTCCCGCCAGCCGCGGGAGAAAGAtagacgacggcggcggtggcggcgatccGAGATCGCGCCGGAACGATGGGGACTGGGCCCGCGTCTGGGAGGATGACGACAGGCAGGCACGGAAGGCGACCAGATGGGACAGGAGGAGCCACAGCTTTGACGAGAGGCGTAAGTACCACGACGCCGGCCATGATGTGGACAGGGGCGCCCGCCGGACTCGAGACTATGATGAGCCCAGGAGACCTCCGATGTCGAGGTCCTACTCGCATAACGATCGCCGGCCTTCCGCTGATGGCGGCAGAGTGGATccaaggagcaggagcaggaccaGGAGCTACTAcactggcagtggcagtggcagcagTAGAGATTTGGATCACACCAAGGTGCCAGACTCTGGCATTATTCCTGCTGCTGCTGGTAGGGACTACCGTCATGTCGATGAAATGCCAAGGCACCAGCGGAGGGTGCCTAGTTCAGTGGTGGTTGCAGAGGTGAATGACAGTGCCGATGAGGAAATGGCTATCGAAGACGGGGAGATGGTGTCAGAGATCCACGGACTGAATCGCACTCGAGACATTTCTGAAGGCGAGGATGGTGAGTTTGAACAAGACATTTCTGAAGGTGAGGACGGTGAGTTTGCAGCTGCTCGCTTGAATGGTGTTGAAATGGATGCCACCCACACCCAGCACCAACTGTCTGATTCTGATACCAATGTTCATCCGTTGGAATCTGTTGAGGAACCGGCCGTGCATAGGGGGTCCCAGCTCAGCAATGCCGTAGAGGACAGGGAAGCTGCCAATGCACCCATGGTCATGGATGCTTGTACGAGGGAAACATTAGGTGAGGACAATGACTGCTCTCAAGCAAGGGATGAAATGGTGGCTCCACATCCACAGAGTGAAGGTGTGGCTGGTGCTGGCGATTTTAACAGAGATAAACCAGAGCTGCCAGCTTCGTGCAGAGTTTTTGACCTCAACGTCGTCGAAACTCCAGATGCCTGTGAAATGACTGAGATCTCTGGTGATCCTCAAGCAGATCTTGTTTCTGATTCTGTGCCTGATTTAATTGGCCGGATACACCAGCAAACTAACTGTCATGCTTCAGAAATTCAAGGTCAAGATGAGCGTGCAGGGGATAGTCACATGTCGAAGAATGGGCATGGCTTGATTAGGTATGATCTGAACAGTGAGGCTGTTGAAGATGCACAGGATATTCACCTGTTGGAGAATGAGAAATTACTTCTAAGTCATGGCATTGATGCGCATGATATGACTAGAATCGAATGGAGCAATGGGCATTTACATCTGAATCAAAATGCAGATGGGCTGGAACATGAAAACGACTGGATGGAGAACCATGCTGTGATTGGTGAGCAGCTGCTGCTAAGTGATGGCATGGATGGACATCCTGTCCGTAATTATCAAATGGCGTCAGAACCCAAGCGTTTACCTATGGGTGTCTATGATTTGCATAGCTACAATCTGAAAAGCGAGAAAATGCTTCTAAATGATGGTGCAGACAGTTGCCATTTGAAGGATGGGCAAATGCTTCTCAATCAGTCTGAGAATCGACAGGCTAGAATTCACAATAGAGCCAATGAGCGAACAATTCCTGTGATTAATCTTGAAGATGATGATTATGAAGAGCAGTCTGATATCAGGGAGTTTCTCGAATCCAA AAGCTATCAATGCCTGGGAGTGGGACCTGCCATTCTCTGA